The Breoghania sp. L-A4 sequence CTCACTGGCCGCGATGTCGATCAGCCGCTCGATGGCAAACGTCGCCTCGGGTCGTCCGGCGCCGCGATAGGGCGTGGTCGGCTGGGTGTGGGTGTGCATGCCGTAGACCAGCGCATGCACGGCCGGCGTGCGGTAAACGCCTGCCAGGCCGCCGATATTGCCGGTGGAGGCCTGCGGCGTCATGCGGTTGAAATAGGCGCCCTGATTGGCCAGCGTCTCCACCTGCAGCGCCAGAAACCGCCCATTCCTGTCGAGTCCCAGCCGCGCGGTGGTGAGATTGTCGCGCGCGTGCGGATCGCCGAGGAAGGATTCATTGCGCGAGGCCAGCCAGCGCACGGGCCGGCCCAACTGCCGCGCCATCCACAGCACCAGCGGATACTCCGGCATCGGCGCGTTCTTCATGCCGAACGAGCCGCCCACGTCGTGGGTGACGACGCGGATCTTTTCCTTGTCGATGCCGCCGAGTTGCTTGGCGGTGTATTCGCGCACCGTATGCGTCGTCTGGGTGCCGAGGGTGAGCGTGTATTTGTTCGCCGCCGGGTCGTATTCGCCGATTGCGGCGCGCGGCTCCATGGCGCAGGCGGTCAGCCGGGAGATGCGAAACGTCAGCTCCACCACGTGATCGGCGGCGTCGATGCCGGCTTGCGTCGCGGCCGCGTCGCCCGCCTCGAAGCGGAAGCCGATGTTGCCCGGCACCTCGTCCCAGACCAGCGGCGCACCGTCCGCAAACGCCTTGGCGATATCGGTGACCGCCGGCAGTTCCTCGTAGTCGACCAGCACCGCTTCGCGGGCGTCTTCCGCCTGCTCGGCCGTCTCGGCCACCACGACGGCCACCACGTCGCCGACAAAGCGCACGCGCTCGTCCGCAAGCACGCCGTATCGGGTGATGAACATCGTCTCGCCGTCCGGCCGCTTGTGGCGCGGCGCGGGCTCGATGATGCCGAATCCCGCAGCTTTCGCGTCCTTGCCGGTGAACACCGCCAGCACGCCGGGCAATGCCAGCGCCTCGGCGCAATCGATGGAGAGGATCCGGGCGGAGGCGACGGGCGCGCGGACGATCGCCATATGCGCCTGATTGTCGAGCGCGATGTCGTTGGTGTAGCGGCCGCCGCCGGTCGTCAGGCGGTTGTCTTCTTCCCGGATCCATTCGGCGTTGGCCGTCTTGGCGTGAGCGGTTTCATTCCCCATGGGCATCAGGTCGACCTGTATTTTTGTGAGAGCTGCGAAGCGGAGGGCCTTGGATTTTATAACAAGGAAATCGATTGCGTACAGCGCCCGGCGTGCCGGTTCGGTCACCCGCCCGGACGATCCCGGCAGCGCGCTATGGTCCGGCGCCCGGATTTGTCCCCGGTGTGGCGGGTGCACGCGAAAATTTTTTGTCTCGTGTGGGGGGAGCGTTGTCCCCGGCGATCTGGCTACCGCAGGATCGGGCGGCACGGCCATTTCTTCTCCCCGCCGGGGAGAAGGTGGCGCGCACGCGCCGGATGAGGGGGCGGGGCTTGCGGCCCATGCTTGGCGGCGCCGACTGTGCCGGCCCTCGGCATGAGGAGTATGTTGCGCGCCTCGCTCTATCGGCACGTCATTGCCCGGCGTCAGTCCGGGCAATCCACTCTGACCTCTGCTTGTTGAGGCGCATGTGATTGGCCACGGACGATGGTCCGGTGATCGTCTGTCCGCCTTTTGGCTGTCGCGCTCAGAGTGGATACCCCGGACTTCGCCGGGGTATGACGTCGAGAGTTTGTGGAGGCGGCGAGTGCCAGTTGGGCCGTCCTGTTGATACTTGCGTTGCGTCACCCTGGACGCAATGCAGCATGAAATGGTGCTTTGCTGACCCGGGATGACGGCCGTGGGTGTGGTGCGCGTCGCAGTGTCTACGTGAAGACATGTGTGGGCCCGGAGACCGGCGGCACGTCACCTCTCCCATGGGGTGAGGTCGGCGCGACAGCGCCGGGTGAAGGGCGCAGGATTCCGCGCATTTCTAAAAACCCGAATCCCCTCACCCCAACCCTCTCCCTGAGGGAGAGGGGGCGGGTTCGACGAGGCTTCGCGTGTGTCGCCATCTCTTGGCACTGCGTGGCGGTGGTGCAGGACAATCCCCGTTCTGGCGGCGGTCGATCGGGCGGCAGACGGTGGAATATCACGCCGATCAATCCCCGTCGCCCTGGGCCGTGCTATTGTTCCGGTCATCGTCGCGGACATAGGCGTGCTTGTGCCGGCAAGGGCGCCTTTCATGGCGACGCCGGTACCGACCTCGATACAGCGCGGCCGCCGGGCGGCGAAGGCGTGCGCGGGACTATTCCGCCGCCTCCTTCTCCGCGTTCCCGGTTGCGGCGTTGGCGCGGCAGACCGCCAGGCGGCAGGGGTCCCAGGTGTGGTCCTCGGCGAAGCGGTCGACGGCGGCGTCGATCAGCATGCGCACCTTGCGCGGCACATGCACTCCGGGCGGGCGCACCGCGTGCAGGGCTGCCTCGGGCAGCGGATAGTCGGTGAGCACCGGTACGAGGCTGCCGGAATGAATTGCGTCGGAGCACAGGAAGGTGGGCAGCGCGGCGAGGCCGAGACCGTCGGTGGCCCAGCGCAGGATCGCCTCGCCGCTGTCGGCGCGCAACCGGCCCTGCGGATGGACGGACACCCATTTGCGGCCCGCCTTGAAGCGCCACTCGGCGACCGTCGCGCCGGAGTAGATCAGGCACTCGTGGCGGTTGATGTCGTCGGGCTGCTGTGGCGTGCCGTGCGCTTCCAGATAGGCGGGGCTGGCGACGACCGCGGTATAGACCGGCGCGATGCGCCGCGCGACGAGGCTTGAATCCTTCAGCCGGCCGATGCGCAGCGCCACGTCGAATCCGTCGCCGACGATGTCGGTGATACGGTCGGAATAGGCGGCGTCGATTTCCAGCCGCGGGTGGCGCTGCGCGAGTTCGGCCAGCAGCGGCGCCATGTAGCGCACGCCGAACGACAGCGGCGCGGACAGGCGCAGCCGTCCGGACAGTCCGTCGCCGCGCTGCTGCACCGCGTCGCGCGCCTCCTGAAGATCGGCCAGAATACGCTCGCCGCGCGCCTTGAATTCCAGCCCTGCGTCGGTGGCCGAGATGCCGCGGGTGGTGCGGCTCAAGAGCCGGGTTCCCAGATCCTCCTCCAGCCGCGCGATGCGCCGGCTGATGATGGATTTCGAGACGCCGAGCTGGGCGGCGGCGCGGCTGAAGCCGCCGGTCTCCAGCACCACGATGAGGCTGCGGATGTCGATGAGGTCGGACATCTGGAGTGGTTCCCTATAACAAGGAACTGCTCGCGCCATTCCTGAGCTTGATGACAAACCGCCTCCGCGATCTTCGTCATACTCGGCCTTGTGCCGAGGATCCATTCTTTTCAATGGCTTATGGATGCCCGGGACAAGCCCGAGCATGACGAACGAGAGTTCAACGGCTTTGTCAGAAGTCTGAGGAATCGCTCTGGCTGTTCCCTTTAAGTCAACAATGTAGTGCTGAACATAGGGCTATTGATGCGCATTTTGAACCACTAGTTTGAGGCTCAGGATTTCAACAGAACCTCTCCCAAGGTCAAGGTGCTTCAAATGACGAACGTTCTCGTGCTCAACAGCTCCGTGTCAGGCGACACGTCGGTCTCCCGCGAGCTGGTGAATGACGCCATCACCCGGCTCAGCGGCGCCAGCGCCGACGTGACCCTGCGCGATCTCGGCGCCGAGCCCGTGCCCCACCTCTCCCAGGACGCGGTGGCCGCCATTCGCGGCGGCGTGACGGCGAATGCGGCGCAGGAAGACGCGCTGGCGCTGTCGGATGCGCTGGTGGCCGAGCTGCTGGCCGCAGACACGCTGGTGATCGGCGCGCCGATGTACAATTTCGGCATCCCCTCGCAGCTCAAGGCCTGGTTTGACTACGTGCTGCGCCCGGGCATCGCATTCCAGTATTCCGAGGCCGGCCCCAAGGGCCTGCTGACCGGCAAGCGCGCCGTGGTCATCGAGACGCGCGGCGGGCTGTACAGCGAAGGCCCGGCGATGGCGATGGACAGCCAGGAGCCGCATCTGCGCAACATGCTCGGCTTCATGGGTATTTCGGACGTGACCTTCGTGCGCGCCGAGAAGCTGGCGTTTGGCGATGACGCGAAGGCCGCCGCGCTGGCCTCCGCCCGCGCGCAGCTCGACGCGATCGCCGCGTAAGGACGCACCGCACCTGAGGCGGGGCTTTCCGAACACGATCGAATATTGAAGGGGCGGGAAACCGCTCCCTTTTTGCGTTGCGCTTGATGCGGTGCGGCCCCTATCAAGGGACGGCCGGTCGCGCGAGGCCGGCCGCAACCGGGAGCCGAGCGTGAGCGCATTGTTTGAGGAACTGGACTACCGCCCGACGCCGATCGGCGCGCTGATCCTGCGCCGCCGGCGCGAGCTGCGCCTGGATGTGGACGTGTTCGAGATCAAGCTCGGCGAGGAGCACCTGATGTCGAGCCTGTTCACGGCCTCGGAGATCGCGCTCGCCGATCTGGGCCTGAAACAGCTTGATCATCAGGGACTTGACGTGGCCGTAGGCGGTCTCGGCCTGGGCTATACGGCGCAGGCGGTTCTGGCGCATGCGTCTGTCGCCTCGCTCGTCGTCATCGACGCGCTGGAGGCGGTGATCGACTGGCATCGCGAGGGCCTTGTGCCGCTCGGGCCGGAACTGACCAATGATCCGCGCTGCCGGTTCATCCATGGCGATTTCTTCTCGCTGGCGGCCTCAAGCGAAGGTCTTGACCCGCAAGCCCCCGGCCGGACGTTCGACGCGGTGCTGGTGGACATCGACCATGCGCCGGATTTCTGGCTCGATTCCGCCAACGCCGCATTCTATGGCCGCGAGGGATTGCAACGCTTTTCCAGACACTTGAAGCCCGGCGGGATCTTCGGCCTGTGGTCGAACGATGCGGCGGACGCACGCTTCACATCCGTATTGGCGGAGGTGTTCGACGATGTGCGCGCGGAACCCGTCACGTTTGACAATCCGCTACGCGACGTGACCGAGACCCAGACGGTCTATCTGGCGCGCAAGCGCGCCTGAGCACCGTGAGCAACCTGTCAGACTATTTTCGCGCTTTTTGAGAGTTATTTGACGGTTTCTAGAGTCGAATTCGAGATGGATTTGAATGGAATTCGAAACGGATTTGACGCCCAGCGCGCAGCAGGACCCGGGAGACGAAATGGCGTTCCGAATCCGCATTCTCTACACCGGCGGCACCATCGGCTGTGTCGGCCGTCCTCTGGCGCCGATGTCCGGGCCGGAGTTTCGCGACGCGTTTGAGGCGCTGATCGCGCCCGCCATCGCGCAGGCCCATCCCGACGCGGTCCTCAGCCTCGCCTGGCTGACGCCGGCGCTCGACAGCTCCAACCTGCAGCCCGCCGACTGGACGGTGATCGCGCGCCACATTCTCGGCGCGCCCGGGGAGGCGATATTTTCGGAGCACGACGCCTTCATCGTGCTGCACGGAACCGACACCATGGCCTGGACGGCTTCGGCGCTGTCGTTCCTGCTCACCGGTGTGGACGCCAACGGCGCGCCCGAGGCGCCGCTCGACAAGCCGGTGATCCTGACCGGCGCGCAACGGCCGCTGTTTCACCGCGATGACGGCGGCCATTCGGTGGTCGCCAACACCGACGCCCTGCGCAACCTGCTGGGCGCCGTCGCCTGCGCGCGGGCGGGCATCGCCGGGGTGGGGCTTTATTTCAACGACACGCTGTATCAGGGCAACCGCGCGCTGAAGACCAGCACCGCGGATTTCAACGCGTTTTCCAGCCCCAACGCGCCGCCGCTGGCGCGCCTGGGCATCCGGCTCGAGACCCTGAGCGCGGCGCCCGGTGGCGGCCTGGCGTCTGGCGGCCCGGCATCAGGCGGCCCGGTGTCCGGCGATGCGCTCGCCCGCGCGCAGGCGCAACTGGCGCATGCGGCCAAGACCATCGATGCGCGCGACGTGGCCGTGGTGCCGGCGTCCCCCGCAAGCGCCGCCGGGCCTCTGGCCGCCATGCTCGAGGCGCTGGCCGAAAGCCCCCGGCTGGGCGGGCTGCTGCTGCTGGGCTACGGCAGCGGCAATCTTCCCACCGACCGGCCGGACGATCCGCGCGCGGGCGCGGTGTTCCGCGCGCTCGAACGCGCGCATGAGGCCGGCGCCGTGCTGCTCGCCGGCACCCAGGTGACCGCCGGCCGCGTCACCGCCGGCACCTACGCCGCCGGCACCTGGCTGGCGGACGCCGGCGCCATCTCCCCGCGCGACATGACCGTGCCGTGTGCCCAGGCCAAGCTGCTGGTCCTGCTCGCCTTGCGCGATGCCGACGGCCGCAACTGGACGCAAGGCGACATCGAGACCCTGATGGGCAAGCCGATCGCGGGGGAGATCAGGTAGGGAAGTAGCGATCGCCAGGTACCGACGCCCCGCGGTTGGCGGCGGATGGGGGCGGGAAGTGGGCGTTCGCGGCGGAATGAACAAACGGCAGCTCTGCGGACAAAGCGGATCGTCTCAAGGGCACCAAATTCAGACTCTTCATGCGCTCTCACGATGAGACGCTGACCTTGGGTCAGGGCATATGAATTTGGCGAAGGTGTGAGACGACGTTTTGAGCCAAGTCAAAAAAAATTGCGCCAGTATGTGTGATAATCCCGAAATAATTTGAAAGGAGTTTAAAGGGCATGGTCGAAAATACGGTTGTTCAGGGCTCCGACCATCGCTTTAGACTTATCAGAGGGAGACAAAGCCATGTATAAAAACATCCTCATCCCAATTCTCATCGATGAGCTTCACGATACACAAGCATCTTATCTTGTGGCGCGTGCCCTGGCGGACGAGGACGCAAACTTCACCGTACTGCACGTAATGGAGGCGGTACCAGGCTTTGTCGCATCCCAAATACCCAGTGATCTTTTGGCCAAGTCGCGCAGTGAGGCTGAGAAGGCCTTGAAACAGTCCGCCGCTGCATTGCCTGGAGCGTCGACGTGCCTCATGTCCGGGCATGCGGGACGCTCGATCGTCGAGTATGCCAATGAGAACGCAATCGACTGCATCATAATGGCCTCGCACAGGCCGGGACTCGAGGACTTCTTCCTCGGCTCAACCGCCGCCAGAGTGGTGCGCCATGCCCGATGTGCGGTGCACATTATCCGCTGAATTGAACATTCGATTGCCCGAAGCAACTTCCGCTTCGGGCGGGGAGCGGACGGATGCTGCAGTCCAAGCCAAGGTCTGCTGTGCGAACCAAGCTGCCTCAGCTCAAGCGCATAGTGTCCCACGTTCGGAGACTACGGCATGGCTATACCATGGCAAACGCGAATATGATTCGGCGACAGGTCGACGTTGAATGCAAGGCAACCAAGTAAAATCCGACTACTTTAGTCAAGATCCGCTGGCTAGACGGGGTGAAAAATGCACTACTTACCCACTGCATTTGCGCAGCTTTTCTTTTCGTGGAAGCTATATCACTATGCTCTTGAGGGGAAAATAGACCGTGAAGGCTTGGACTCCGAAATCACATTTAAAAGCGAAGATCAGAGCCAAATCTTTGTTTTGCCGGCTCGAATTTTTGACAACGAAAATGACTTCATACTCGCATTCGAAAATAATCTGACAATTGCCTTTGGCGCGGCGGCAATCACCCTCGATAGGGCTAGGTACGAGGCAGGGTACGACTTACCCAACCCAATAC is a genomic window containing:
- a CDS encoding LysR family transcriptional regulator, whose translation is MSDLIDIRSLIVVLETGGFSRAAAQLGVSKSIISRRIARLEEDLGTRLLSRTTRGISATDAGLEFKARGERILADLQEARDAVQQRGDGLSGRLRLSAPLSFGVRYMAPLLAELAQRHPRLEIDAAYSDRITDIVGDGFDVALRIGRLKDSSLVARRIAPVYTAVVASPAYLEAHGTPQQPDDINRHECLIYSGATVAEWRFKAGRKWVSVHPQGRLRADSGEAILRWATDGLGLAALPTFLCSDAIHSGSLVPVLTDYPLPEAALHAVRPPGVHVPRKVRMLIDAAVDRFAEDHTWDPCRLAVCRANAATGNAEKEAAE
- a CDS encoding xanthine dehydrogenase family protein molybdopterin-binding subunit; the encoded protein is MPMGNETAHAKTANAEWIREEDNRLTTGGGRYTNDIALDNQAHMAIVRAPVASARILSIDCAEALALPGVLAVFTGKDAKAAGFGIIEPAPRHKRPDGETMFITRYGVLADERVRFVGDVVAVVVAETAEQAEDAREAVLVDYEELPAVTDIAKAFADGAPLVWDEVPGNIGFRFEAGDAAATQAGIDAADHVVELTFRISRLTACAMEPRAAIGEYDPAANKYTLTLGTQTTHTVREYTAKQLGGIDKEKIRVVTHDVGGSFGMKNAPMPEYPLVLWMARQLGRPVRWLASRNESFLGDPHARDNLTTARLGLDRNGRFLALQVETLANQGAYFNRMTPQASTGNIGGLAGVYRTPAVHALVYGMHTHTQPTTPYRGAGRPEATFAIERLIDIAASELGIDRADIRRRNLIQPDQMPFKTGLTYTYDSGDFPAILEETLQAANWDGFEARRKASEARGLLRGIGLVNPIEIAGGPFGKPFAEFAEIRFDKSGNAKLLMGGQDCGQGFSTTFRRMTKQMLGLADDRLSVVTGDTDQVKDGVGTFGSRTMCTGGTALYRAAEEVKRKALELASEELEASIEDIVFDNGTFRVTGTDAAIHLHDLAARAPDRLTSEVKEAPENATFPNGCHICEVEIDPETGQTDLVSYVVTDDVGTVVNPMLVKGQIHGGVAQGYGQAVGEAIVYDADSGQLVTGSFMDYRMPRSNDLPSIEVISHPVPTATNPLGVKGAGEAGTVGALPCVINAIVDALKPCGIRHIEMPATPEKIWQAIRDATAGGNAR
- a CDS encoding universal stress protein, translating into MYKNILIPILIDELHDTQASYLVARALADEDANFTVLHVMEAVPGFVASQIPSDLLAKSRSEAEKALKQSAAALPGASTCLMSGHAGRSIVEYANENAIDCIIMASHRPGLEDFFLGSTAARVVRHARCAVHIIR
- a CDS encoding NAD(P)H-dependent oxidoreductase, with the protein product MTNVLVLNSSVSGDTSVSRELVNDAITRLSGASADVTLRDLGAEPVPHLSQDAVAAIRGGVTANAAQEDALALSDALVAELLAADTLVIGAPMYNFGIPSQLKAWFDYVLRPGIAFQYSEAGPKGLLTGKRAVVIETRGGLYSEGPAMAMDSQEPHLRNMLGFMGISDVTFVRAEKLAFGDDAKAAALASARAQLDAIAA
- a CDS encoding asparaginase domain-containing protein, producing the protein MAFRIRILYTGGTIGCVGRPLAPMSGPEFRDAFEALIAPAIAQAHPDAVLSLAWLTPALDSSNLQPADWTVIARHILGAPGEAIFSEHDAFIVLHGTDTMAWTASALSFLLTGVDANGAPEAPLDKPVILTGAQRPLFHRDDGGHSVVANTDALRNLLGAVACARAGIAGVGLYFNDTLYQGNRALKTSTADFNAFSSPNAPPLARLGIRLETLSAAPGGGLASGGPASGGPVSGDALARAQAQLAHAAKTIDARDVAVVPASPASAAGPLAAMLEALAESPRLGGLLLLGYGSGNLPTDRPDDPRAGAVFRALERAHEAGAVLLAGTQVTAGRVTAGTYAAGTWLADAGAISPRDMTVPCAQAKLLVLLALRDADGRNWTQGDIETLMGKPIAGEIR
- a CDS encoding spermidine synthase, whose amino-acid sequence is MSALFEELDYRPTPIGALILRRRRELRLDVDVFEIKLGEEHLMSSLFTASEIALADLGLKQLDHQGLDVAVGGLGLGYTAQAVLAHASVASLVVIDALEAVIDWHREGLVPLGPELTNDPRCRFIHGDFFSLAASSEGLDPQAPGRTFDAVLVDIDHAPDFWLDSANAAFYGREGLQRFSRHLKPGGIFGLWSNDAADARFTSVLAEVFDDVRAEPVTFDNPLRDVTETQTVYLARKRA